Genomic DNA from Candidozyma auris chromosome 1, complete sequence:
CCGTCTTCGAGATATCAGCGATATTGATTCTGGTAGGGTCAGACTTGCAAGCTGCACCGCCAGAGGAAATCACCTTGAGCTTTCTTTCATGACAGAACGCCAAAAGATCCACTTTCGTGTCTATGTTATCGATGCAGTCGACCACCAACGTAGGATCAAAATTTCCACCTAAAATGAGCTCTTCGCCTGCGTCTTTATTCCACAACTTGTTGCAAACGTCAATTTCAACCCAAGGAGCAATTTCAAGTAAATGGTTCTTCAAACAGTCAACCTTGGAAGTTCCAACGTCTTTAAGCTTCGCAACAGCGTGTCTATTGAGCGAAGACAAAGATACCTGGTCGAAATCGATGATTCTGATCTTCCCTACACCTGACCTCACCAACATGGTGGTCACCCACGAAccaacaccaccagcaccaacaaTAACAATACGCTGGTTACGGACCTTGTTCATACCCTCTTCCGTGAGAAATGCGTAATTTCTTGTTAACTGCTCACGAATGAGCTCCTCGGAgtggtgcttcttcttttccacgTCGGGTGCAGATTTATTGAGAGAAACATCACAGTACCTGTGATAGGCTtccacagcagcagcgccGACCAAAGCAGCAACCACTGCCACAGTAGCTACTCGTGATGCCATGGGTTGTCAGGATGAGTGTATTGGTGACTTTTTCCCCAAGCTCATCTTTCCTGCCTGTAGGAAGCAGTAGGTGAGTACAGAAGAGGTATTCACAAAACACACATGGCAGAGTAGAGCTCCAAATATTGCCAGATCAGCAGCTTGTGTGATCAATTAATGCCGTGTATCATAGAACTCGTAACAAGTCAACTCTGGCATTTGCGCTCGTCATGCAAACACAGAGTGagaattcgcagccaagtgTCTCAGATGTCTCAGAGACCACAATTCATGATCCCAGTAATCAATGTCGATCCCAATAACCAATATCTATGGCATTTTCAGGGTGCAACCTGTCCATACTTTCCCTCCTCGCAATTTCCGCTCTTCACGACCTCAATAATTTACATGGCCTTGAGACAGTACATGCGGACCGGGTACAACTCGCGCGGTAGGCCCCTTTGCACATCGCTGGCGATCAACTTGAGTCCTGCCAACTGAAACAAGTGTCTGAACTTGGCGTCCGATCTCGTGACACTCGAGTCTGTAGCATCGAAAATGTCGTCTACGGGAGCAATATTCTCCTTCACGATGATAGTGCCGTTTTCCATGAGCGCTTCCTTGCATCTAATCCaaaacttcaccaactcctcATCAGGCAACTGCCCTACACACCACTGGCACCACACAAGCCAGTACTTGCCCCTTTTCTCCGATGACGCTTCCCATTCTTGCATACCAATGTCGTAGATGTCGCCCAACTTGCCCTTCTGCGCTACACCCacaagctcttttttcaTCTGCTCCACAAACGGTTTCACAGGCTCCAACAAGTCACACCTGTCGCTCACTTTCCAGAGAAAGTCTCTTGTGATTCGGCCAATGCCTGCACCCATGTCGATGGTCAACTTCTCCGACCCAGCAGGACACTCCATTCTCGTTTGCAATTTCCGCAAAAAAGTGGCCGAGCCGATAATATCAGCCTTGGGCACAGGGGTGTGTTCACCAAAACCACCCAAgacaccatcaacagaCGCAGGCACCGACAGCCAGTAGTCGATGGCGTCGTTATAGTTGATCATGGCGTTGGGATCCTCGTCCTGGATCAACTCGTGGTTCAATTGTGGATGTGTTTTCGCAGGCATGGAGATGagtagaagaagagattgagatTTCTTTCGATGTCTCAGGATGTGGTGGTCCCGCAGTGTACAGTACGAGAGAAGGGATCGGGACCAAAATGGAAAGGAATCGAGATcgaggtggtggtggtgggTGGGCAGTGGagaagagatggagaaattttgaagcttttgtcTGGGTTCCTTTCTATGGGGTGTGAAGTGAAGGAAATGTGGgacatttgcaaccaactGAGCTGTTCGCACTACCCTTATTGTTGCAATTGGTCTCGGTCTGAGACACGAGGTAAGGAGAAGGTatcgagaaagaaaacagTAGGTATTTGGTGGTAAGGCATAGCTGGCGGTATTTTGCTAAATTCACTTGTTCtggatttgatgaagaaaaaggaaaaaaaattaaaaaaaaaaaaaattgtatTTGGGGTGTGGCACTGGCTACTGCAGCTTTTGGTCTCAGATCCGCAGtcctttcttttgcagccatttcacCGTACTGAAATTGCACTGGGCATCACTATCAGGAAGGCCAGTTcagcaaaacaaaaagctGAGTATCTCTATTGCAGTGCATTAACCATCTTTCTCTACTTTCCCGTTGCAGCTACTGCATGAGCTACTGCTACGGTTGCTAACGCACACATCTGAGACCAAATTCACTATCACACCTCGTCACAAGGAGTTAacttttttattttatttttttcttatttttggtttttgtCAAGCACCAATTAAACCATGTCGAGAATTTTCCATCATGTTGAACAGAAACCAGCTCACCACAAAGGCGTACCACCACCGCACTACTCGAAGCTAATACCTGAAGGACTTCCTTTTTTTATCTCCTTTTATATTTCATTTCTTATAATTTAATCCAACTTCCTCAGTCATTGTTTCTACAGATTTATCTCACCTTCACTCACCTAACGTTAGGCACTTTCGTTAGCAGTCATCAACACAACGTAAATATCCACACTGGCAGCAGTGCTACTTCGTTCTCGAGAATGGAATCAACAGTTCTAGAATGTTCATTtattttctcttctcatTTCAATGTAGGAGTTGGTTGGAGAAATTGCAACTAATGACATGCACGTCTCTTTACGATCTCTCACCATCCACTTCCTCCATATCGCGTTCGCATTATCACCAAAACAGTGTTCCCCAACTTCACCTCATCGATGGGCTACTACGATATAGACGATATCTTGGCAGAGAACGAGAAGGTTCCTTGTGTGTTCAACGCAACGTATCCTGGCTTGGGCTTTTTGGACGGGAGTCCCAATAGGCCGCTTGAGAAAGATACCAAGGTGGAACTACCGATGTGGTTGGCGAAACTCTTAGCTATGAGTGAGTTACTGGCACAGTCCGACCTCAGTTTTGTTGAGATGCTCACGCCAGAGTTCATCAGCAACAAGGTGTTAAGTGCTATTCGTGCCGACCCCACGTCGGTTGACCTACATTCACTCAAAGCAAACTACTACAAGCTCGCTGAACAGTGGATCTACATATTCAATGACCGCCCTGTTGCTG
This window encodes:
- a CDS encoding N-terminal protein methyltransferase; protein product: MPAKTHPQLNHELIQDEDPNAMINYNDAIDYWSSVPASVDGVLGGFGEHTPVPKADIIGSATFLRKLQTRMECPAGSEKLTIDMGAGIGRITRDFLWKVSDRCDLLEPVKPFVEQMKKELVGVAQKGKLGDIYDIGMQEWEASSEKRGKYWLVWCQWCVGQLPDEELVKFWIRCKEALMENGTIIVKENIAPVDDIFDATDSSVTRSDAKFRHLFQLAGLKLIASDVQRGLPRELYPVRMYCLKAM
- the PSF3 gene encoding DNA replication protein PSF3, producing the protein MGYYDIDDILAENEKVPCVFNATYPGLGFLDGSPNRPLEKDTKVELPMWLAKLLAMSELSAQSDLSFVEMLTPEFISNKVLSAIRADPTSVDLHSLKANYYKLAEQWIYIFNDRPVAEIVMEMLKQRALEIDNFASNTNKHVNSSFLHSLDEFEKKLYRVTAESKRRMRNWSNET